The sequence below is a genomic window from Candidatus Methylomirabilota bacterium.
GAGCCCGTCGTCGATGTAGTACCAGGGGACACCGCCCCGCTTGGCCCGCCCGATGACCTGGGTGATGAGCCACACCGCATTGGCGACGAGGAAGCGGCCGGGCTCGGCGATCACCCGCGTCTGGTCGAAGTACTTCTCGATGCCCTCCGCGATGGGCTCGCAGAAGCGCTCGATGGGCATGACGCTCTCGACGTAGGAGACAGGGAAGCCCCCGCCGATGTCGAGGGTGTCGAGGATGATGCGCTTGGAGGCGGCCAGGTTGAAGAGCTGGCGGCAGCTCCCGAGGGCGTCGACGTAGGCGAACGGATTCGTGCACTGGGAGCCCACGTGGAAGGAGAGGCCCCGGGGCTTGAGCTTCAGCCGGCGGGCAGTCTGGAGCAGGCGGAGGACGTCGTCGGCCTGCGCCCCGAACTTGTAGGACAGGTCCACCACCGCGTCCTTGTTGGAGACGCGGAGGCGGACGAGGACATTGGCGCCGGAGGCATGGGTGGCGAGCTTGGCCACCTCGCCCTCGTTCTCCACCACGAACCAGGTGAGCCCGGCCTCGTGGGCGAACCGGAGCTCCTCGGGCTTGTTGAAGGGCTTGGTGTAGAGGAGGTCCTCGGGGCCGGCGCCCGCCCGGCGGGCCAGCCGGATCTCCTCCATGGAGGAGACGTCGAAGTGGCTCCCCGCCCCGCGGAGGAGCCGGAGCACCTCGCGGTGGGGGTTGGCCTTGATCGCGTAGTAGAGGGTGACGTTGGGGAGGCTCTTCTGCAGCGACTCGAAGCTCTCCCGGAGGACGGAGCGCGAGAGCGCCAGGAGCGGCGTCCCGTGGCGCTTGGCGAGCCGCTTCGCGTGCTCGAAGGTGAGGAGGTCGTCGCGCACGCCCCGCATGCTACCCGATAACCGCGCTCCGGTGCCAGCAGTCTGGTACGTGACGGCGCCTCTCTACCGCCGCTTGGGGATTTTCCCGCCGCACGGCGGCGCCCGCGCGACGGTTTTCTGCGCCCGCGTGGCGGCGCCGCGGCGGCGTCGAGCCGCGAAAAACCTCATTTTTTCCTTGCAATGAACTTTTGCTGGCCATACATTGAGCGAAAATCTGCCGGAAATTTTTCCGACAGACACGACGAGGGGAGGAGAGATCGAGTGCACGCACTGGGGCGTCACCTGCTGCTCGAACTGTTCGACTGCGACGCCGAGGCCATCAACAGCCTCGAAACCGTGAAGACGTCGATGGTGGAGGCCGCCAAGCGCGCGCAGGCCACCATCGTGGATGTCGTCTTCCACGAGTTCAATCCCTTCGGGATCAGCGGCGTCGTGGTGATCGCCGAGTCGCATCTGGCTATCCACACCTGGCCGGAGTATCGCTACGCTGCCGTGGACGTCTTCTCTTGCGGTGACGTCCTGCAGCCCCAGGTGGCTGCCGACTACCTCGTGGAACAGCTCGGCGCCTCCCGCGCGTCGGTGGTCGAGCTCCAGCGGGGCATCTTCATGGGTCAGGGAGGCCCGCTGCCGCACAAGCCCGTCGCCGTCTCCGGATGAGCTTCTCCCCGCAGTACAAGTGGTTCTTCGAGACCACCACCGAGGTCGAGGGGCATCTCCACGCGATCGCGCGGACCATCACCGCGCGCCAGACCAAGTTCCAGTTCATGGAGATCCTCGAGACCTTGTCCTACGGCAAGGTCCTCGTGCTCGACGGCCGGATCCAGTCGAGCCAGGCCGACGACTTCATGTATCACGAGCTCCTGGTTCACCCCGGCCTGCTCGCGCACCCGAACCCCAAGCGGGCGATGGTCATCGGCGGGGGTGAGGGCGCGACCGTCAGGGAGATCCTCCGCCACCGCTCCATCACCGACTGCCTCATGGTCGACATCGACGCCGAGGTGGTCGAGGAGTGCAAGAAGCACCTGCCTGAGATGCATCAGGGCGCCTTCGAGGATCCGCGGACCCGCGTGCTCAACGAGGACGCCCGCGCCTACCTCGAGAAGACCTCCGAGCGGTTCGACCTGATCGTGGTCGACCTCGTGGAGCCGCTCGAGGAAGGCCCGGCCTGCCTGCTCTTCACCAAGGAGTTCTACGGCCTGATTCGCGACCGGCTGACCGATCAGGGCGTCATGACCATGCAGGCGGGGATGACCAAGATCAACGAGCTGTACTTCTACGGATCGGTCAGCCGCACGCTTCGCGAGGTGTTCCCGGTGGTGGCGCCGTACCAGGGCTTCATCTCCTGCTTCGGCACGCCCTGGGGCTTCATGCTGGCCTCCAAGGGCGCCGATCCCCGCCGACAGTCGGCGGAGGAGATCGATCGGCTCATCGCCGCCCGGCTCAACCCCGACGAGCTCGGCTACTGGAACGGGGGCGCGCACCTGCACTCGTTCAACCTGCCCAAGTTCCTGAGCCAGGCGGTCGAGCGGAACGACCGGGTCATCACCGACGCCAACCCGCTGATCGTCAGCTGAGCCGCACACGCTGATCCTGGCTTCCGCCTCACCCCGACGCCGGGACCTTCTCGGCCGTCTCGGCCTTCCGTTCACCGTCAGGCCCAGCCATATCCCGGAGCCGGTGCTGCCGGGCCCGCCGGAGAGCGCGGTGATGGCGCTCGCGCTCGCCAAGGCCCGCGTGGTGGCGCTCGAGGTGGCGCCGGGCCCCGCGCTGGTGCTCGGCGCCGACACCGAGGTGGTGCTGGACGGCCGGCTGCTCGGCAAGCCCCGGGACGCGGCGCACGCCGTCGAGATGCTCGAGATGCTCCGGGGCCGCGTGCACGAGGTGATCACCGGGCTTGCGGTGGTCGACGCTGCCACGGGCCGCGAGGAGGCTCAGTCGGTGACCTCCCGCGTCCGGATGGGCGACTACTCCGCCGCCGCGATCGAGGCATACGTGGCCACCGGCGAGCCCTTCGATAAGGCCGGAGGTTACGCCGTGCAGGGCGAGGGCGGCCGGCTGGTGCGGGAGGTGGAGGGCTGCTTCACCAATGTTGTCGGGCTGCCCGTCGAGGCCACGCGCCGGCTCCTGGCGCGCTGGGGGCTCGAGAGCCCGGCCCCGCGGCCCAGCGCCTCCTGAGCCCGGCGTAGGGGCTCGAGGAAGAGCAGCCGGTCGAGGCGGGGCAGCTTCACCACGACCGGCAGCCGCGCGCGGGCCTGGACGAGATCGATCGACGCCTCGAGCGCCTCCGGGCTGACGACGCCGTCTGGCAGGAAGAGCGCCCGCGCGCCCTCCACTCTCAGGGCGAAGTCCTCCCGCTCGCCGACCACCGAGCCCCCGAAGCTTCCCGCCAAGTCGGCGGCCGGGGCGCTGCGGATGCGGCGCTGGGCGACGAGCAGCGCGCGGGCCACCGGGATCAGCTCCGCCGCGTCGAGACGGCTCGTCGCTGCCACGAACACGGCCGCGTGCACGCTTTCCTTGCCGAGCCAGCGGGCGGCCTCGTCGGGCCTGCGGAAGTCCGCGACGACGATCGCCTGGCCCTCTCCGACGAGGCGGGTCGCCCAGGGATCCCCGATCAGGGCCGCGTCGACCTCGCCCGCCGCGACAGCCCGAGCGAGCAGGCGCTCGCCGAAGCTCGTAATCCGGACGCGATCGGGCGTCACCCCGACGCGGGCCAGGAGCGCGCTCAGCGCCTCGGCTTCCGCCGTGCCGGGCGCGGTGATCCCGACGGTCTTGCCTGCGAGGTCGGCCGGCGTCCTCACCTGATCCTGCTTGCCGGCCGGCGTGAGCAGGACGACCGGCGGCGCCGCGGTCAGCCCGAAGACGAGCCGCGGCGGTGCGCCCTGCACATGGCCCACCCGAAGCGCGGCGTCGAGGGACGTCGCGACCAGGTCCACGCGGCCCGCCGCCAGGGCCTCCGCCGCGTCCACGGTGCTGCGGAAGGTTCGGAGGGCGAGCGGCCGCCGGCCGCCTTCCGTCGTCGCCGCCGCGGCCTCCGCCAGGCGTACAGACAGGTACTCGGGCGCGGTGACCGGCCCGGCAACGCCGATGGTGAGGGTGGCCTGCAGGAGGAGCGCGGCCAGCATCAGCGACTCAGGCCTTCGCGGCGTCCAGGATGAGCTGGGCGAGGCGCTCTGCCGCGTCCGGCACGGCGAGCGTGCGGGCGCGCTCCCCCATCCGCGCCAGGGCCGGCCGATCGCCCAGAAGGCGCCTGACGACTTCCAGGAGGCTCTCAGCCGTGAGGGAGATCTGTGGGAGCAGCACGGCCCCTTCTGCGGCCTCCACGAGGCGCGCATTGGCCGTCTGCTCGTCTCCGCTGGTGCCGGGCAGGGGAATGTAGAGCGCGGCCCGCGCCAGCTGACAGCACTCGTTCACGGTGCCGGCGCCGCTGCGGCCGATCACCAGGTCCGCCGCCGCGAAGATGTCCCGCAGCTCGGCCCCCACGTAGGGGCGGAGCGCGTAGCGGGCGCGGAGGCGCTCGGGAAGCTTCGCCGCCTGGCCCTCCAGCCACGCGCGGTCGCCCGTGGTGGGCTGATCGCCGCACTGATGGACGATCTGGGCCTGCTCCAGCAGGGCGGGCAGCACCGCGCCGATCGTCCGATTGATCTTGTGGGAGCCCTGGGAGCCGCCCGTGACGTAAACGACCGCCTCGGCTGGGTTGAAGCCGAAGAGGCGGCAGCCGGCCTCGCGCGAGCCGCCGGCCAGCTCGGGGCGAAGGGGATTGCCGGTGAGGACGACGCGATCGGGGCGGAACTCGCGGCCGGAGGTCGGAAACGTGAGCGCGATGCGCCGCGCGAAGCGGCCGGCGATGCGGTTGGCGAGGCCGGGCACCGCGGTCTGCTCGTGCACCACCACCGGGATGCGGAGGGCCCGCGCGGCCAGCGCGGGCGGCAGCGCCACGAAGCCCCCGGTGGCGAAGACGAGCCGCGGGCTCAGCCGGCGCAGGAGCCGCCACGAGCGGGCGAAGCCCGCGGGCACGCGGACGCCGAGGTCCGGCACGTTCTGCCAATCCCAGTAGCGGCGCAGCTTGCCGGTGGGGATCGCGTGAAACGTCAGCCCGGCCTCGGGCGCGCGCCGCGCCTCGACGCCGGTGCGGCTGCCGATCCAGTGCACCTCCACGCCGCCGCGGCGGCGCAGGGCGGCCGCCACCGCGAGGCCCGCGCTCGTGTGGCCGCCAGTGCCGCCGCCCGCGATCACGATGCGCATGCCGTCCGCATCATACGCCGGGGCGCACGGCCACTTCGTGCAGCCACGCGCGCGTCCAGCGCGCCAGGAGCGCGAGCCCGAGGAGGGTGCTGCCGTGCTGCAGCACCCTGTAGACGTAGACCCGATACCAGCCCACCGTCACGAGGTTCACGGCCAGCAGGGGAAACGTCCTCACGATCGGGCCCGGATGGGTGAAGAGGTCCCACGCGATGTGCGTGAGCGCGCCCAGCAGCAGGCACAGCACGACCGTGAGCCATCGGGCCGGCGGCAATCCCGGCGTCCGGGCCACCAGCGGCGCCACCGCCTGGCGGAGCGTCCGCGGCAGGGCGGCGGCGAGCCGCCGCTTGAGCAGGTGGAAGAGGAGATAGAGGGCCAAGCCCACCGGCAGGCAGAGCCAGAACAGCCCAGCCACGCTGTGGCTCGGGCCGCGGGTCAGGCCCGGCACCACGTAGGCGAAGTCGGGGGTCATGCTCCCGATGACGAGGGCGGAGAAGACGACCCTCTTGCCCAGCAAGCGCGCGAGGGGCACCACGGCGGCCGGGTGCGCCAAGGTGAAAGGCATGCCGGCGGCAGGCCGGGCTCAGCGGCGCTCGAGAGCCAGCTCGATCAGCCGCGCGATGAGCGTGGCATAGGGCACGCCCGTGGCTTCCCAGAGCCGCGGATAGGCGCTGGTCGCGGTGAAGCCGGGGATCGTGTTGATCTCGTTCACGAGCACGCGATCCTCGCCCTCGATGAAGAAGTCCACGCGCGCCATGCCGGCCGCATCGATGGCCTTGAAGGCCTGGATGGCGAGGGCCCGGACGCGCGCCGTGGTCTCCGGCGACAGCGGCGCGGGGATCCGGAAGGTGGTCTGGCCCTCGGCGTACTTGGTCTCGTAGTCGTACCACTCGCCCGAGTAGCGCACCTCGCCGGGCAGCGAGGCCTCCGGCGCGTCGTTGCCGAGCACAGCGACCTCCACCTCGCGCGCCACGATCCCGCGCTCCACCACCAGGCGCCGGTCGTGGCGCGCCGCCTCGGCGAGGGCGGCGGCGAGAGCCTCGGGCGCCTTGACCTTGCTGATGCCGACGCTCGAGCCCAGGTTGGCCGGCTTGACGAAGCACGGGAAGCCGATGCGCTGGGCGATTTCCGCCTCGACCGCCTCGGGCCGGCGCTCGAGCTCGTACCGCGACACGGCCAGATACTCGACCATGGGCAGCCCGTGCGCGCGGAACATGTCCTTCATCGCCACCTTGTCCATGCCGATGGCAGAGCCCAGCACGCCCGCGCCGACGTAGGGAATCTCCGCCAGCTCGAACAGACCCTGGATGGTGCCGTCCTCGCCGCGGGGTCCGTGCAGCATGATCATCACCACGTCGAGGTTCTGGCGGAGCCCCGGCGGCATGCCTTCGGAAGACTGCGCGCGCATCAGGGAAGCGCCGCCCGCCGCGCTGGAGGCGCGCGCGGCGAGCCCGCGCTTGACGTCGGACTCGGCGCCGCCCTCGGTCAGGGCGCGCTGCGCGGCGGCGTCGGTGAGCGCGCGCATGGGATCCCCGCCCACCAGCCAGCGCCCCTCGCGGCTGATCCCGATCGGCACCACGTCGAAGCGCGTGCGGTCGATGGCGGCCATCACCGAGGCGGCGCTCGCCAGCGACACCTCGTGCTCCCCCGAGCGCCCGCCGAAGACCACGCCGATCCGGAGCTTGCCTTTCTCGGCCATCACTTCGGTTGTATCAGAGAATGCCCGTTAATCCGCGGATTTGCTGCGCGTACGCCCCGCGCGCTGCTCCCGCCACCGGCGGAGGCGCTCGCCGAGGTCCTTCTCGAGCCCGCGCTCGGTGGGGCGGTAGTACACGCGGCCGCGGAGGGCACCCGGCAGGTGCTCCTGGTCCACCACCGCGTCGGGGGCGTCGTGGGCGTACTGATAGCCGCGCCCATAGCCCAGATTGGCCATGAGCCCCGTCGGCGCGTTGCGGAGGTGCAGCGGCACCGGCTCCGCGGGCTTCTCGCGAATGTCCTCGCGCACGGCGTTCCACGCGGCGTAGACCGCGTTGGACTTGGGAGCGAGGGCCAGGTAGACGGTGGCCTGGGCGAGCGCCAGCTCCCCCTCGGGCGTGCCGAGGAAGTGATACGCCTCCTTCGCGTCGAGGGTGAGCCGGAGCGCGGCGGGATCGGCATTGCCCACGTCCTCGGAGGCGAAGCGCACGAGGCGTCGGGCCACGTAGAGCGGGTCCTCGCCGGCGTCGAGCATGCGCCCCAGCCAGTAGAGCGCGCCGTCCGGATCCGAGTCGCGCAGCGACTTGTGGAGCGCGGAGATGAGGTTGTAGTGCTCTTCGCCGGACTTGTCGTAGAGGAGCGCCTTCTTCTGCACGGCCTCGCGGATCGCCCCCTCGGTCACGCGGCGGCGCCCGTCCGGACGCGCGGCTTCGAGAGCCACCGCGAGATCGAGGATGTTGAGCGCGCTGCGTGCGTCCCCGCTGGCGAGCCGCGTGATGATGCGGAGGGCGTCCTCGTCCGCGGTGACGCCGCTGGCGCCGAGACCGCGCTCCGTGTCGGCGAGGGCCCGGGCGAGGATGCCGACGAGGTCGTCCTCGCCGAGCGGCTGGAGCACGTAGACGCGGCAGCGCGAGAGCAGCGCGGCGTTGACCTCGAACGAGGGATTCTCGGTGGTGGCGCCCACGAGCACGATGTCGCCCCGCTCGACGTAGGGCAGAAACGCGTCCTGCTGCGCCTTGTTGAAGCGGTGGATCTCGTCAACGAAGAGGATCGTGCGCCGGCCGTGCCGCGCGCGGTCCGCCTCGGCCTCCGCCATGACCCCCCGGATTTCCTTGAGTCCCGACAGCACCGCGGAGAACGTGACGAAGCGCGCGCCCGCGATCTGGGCGAGCAGCAGCGCCAGCGTGGTCTTCCCCGTCCCCGGCGGGCCCCACAGGATCATCGAGTGTAGCTTGTCCTCCTCGAATGCCCGGCGGAGCACCTTGCCGGGGCCGATGAGATGCGCCTGGCCCACCACGTCGTCGAGGGTACGGGGGCGCATCCGGTCCGCAAGCGGCGCGGGGGCGGCGCCCTCGGGACCCGGGGCCGCGCCCGCGCCGGTGGGCGCGCGCCTCGCGGCCTTGGCGGGCGGCGTGTCGAAGAGATCGTCCATGGGCGCGGCTACTGGACGGGGTTCCGCTTCACCGAGGGCAGCCCGATGCGAATGAACGCATGCTGCTCGGCGGCATGGCAGGAGGTGCAGGCGGCGCGGAGCGTCTCGAAGCGCTCCTTGAAGAGGGCGGGATCCTTCTTGCCGATGGCGTCGAGCATGGGCGGCCACGCGGTCTTGAGGAAGAGATTCTCGGCACTGGCGCGCCGGGCGGGCTCGCGCTCGAGCCCGAGGCGCAGCGCCTGCTCGAGCGTCATCGCCATGTGGCCGGCGTACTCCCAGTTGCCCTCGGTCGCGCCGAAGTAGAGCTCGCCGTAGCGGTAGGCGACCTCGGCCATGGTGGTCTCGAAGCCGCGAAGCTGACGCTGGACGGCGGGCATGCGCGCCTCCGGCTTGAGCGCCATGAGCCAGGCGGGCGCGGCGGGGTGTGCCTGCGTATGTGAGTGGACGTGCTGGGCGAGCGCCACCCCCCAGCCCAAGCGGAAGCCCACGCCCAGCAGCATGACGGCGACCGCGAGGCCGGCCAGACCGCCCGACACCACGCCGATCCGGAGTCCGCGCATAGATCCTCCCTGGAGTTGATCGAGACTGGGACACAGTCTCGCCCCACGGGCAGGATCCGGCAAGCGGCGGCTAGCTGCGCTCGAGGAGCTCGCGGGAGGCGTGATCGCCCACCTCGAGGCAGAGCTGCACGCCCGGGCGCAGGACCTGGAGGGCGGCCATCTCCAGGCTCAGGTCGTTGGCGAACTGCTGACGCACGTCGGCGCCGATCAGGATGGGGTCGTAGTCGGAGAGGTTGGGCACCCCGTCGAGGAAGAGGACGCGCTCGATGATCGTGTCGGCGTGCTTCATCTCGTCGATGGACTCGTCGTACCCGTGCTTGGCGAGAATGGCATAGCCCCAGTTCTTGCACATCCGCGAGTGGATGAAGTACTGGTTGATTCCGGTCAGCTCCTTGCGGAGGACCTGATTCAGCAGATCGATGATGCGCGGATCTCCCTGCATGTCGCCTCCCCGGCGCCCGTGGGCGCCCGGAGGGATTCTACCTACAGGAGAGTGTGCGCGTCGAACCGCGCTTCGCGAACGACGGTGGTGTCGAGCCGGCTCGTCTGCATCTAGCGCGTCGCGGGCAGCCACGTGTGGCTCACGCGCAGGTGCGTGTCCTCCACCAGCTCGGTGCGGACGAGACCGTGCGCGTCGTAGACGACGGTGGAGCGCCGGGCGGGGAGGATCCGGCCGGGGGTGGCACGGCAGAAGCTCTCGTAGGTCTCCACGCGCCGCTCGCCGCGCTCGACGCGCTCGCACGCCTGCAGGCGCGCGCGCTCGTCCAGCTCATAGCGGATGGGTGCGAGACCGTGGACGCCGCGGTGCACGACGAGGCGAGAACCCGGGCCGCCGCCGGCCGCGTCGAGCGGCGCCTCGAAGGCGATCGGGAAGCGGCCATCACCGTCCTTGAAGAACCGGGGCACCCGCTCGGCGGCGATCTCCGCGAGCACGGCGTTCGCCCAGTCGCGCGCGGCCTCGTCGCTGATTTCCACCTCGACCTCGCCCTGCGGGCCGACCAGGGCAGAGCCCGCTCGCTCGCGGCCGTCGAGCGTCACCAGAAGCCGGGCACGGAAACCGGGGAAGCCTTCCGGCCACTTCTGGATGGCGCCCTGGGCGCGCTGGAGGAGGATGCGAGCGGCGGCGTCTTCGGGCGGTGATGGAGCAGTCGGAGCGGCCGTCCCGTGGTC
It includes:
- the speD gene encoding adenosylmethionine decarboxylase produces the protein MHALGRHLLLELFDCDAEAINSLETVKTSMVEAAKRAQATIVDVVFHEFNPFGISGVVVIAESHLAIHTWPEYRYAAVDVFSCGDVLQPQVAADYLVEQLGASRASVVELQRGIFMGQGGPLPHKPVAVSG
- a CDS encoding DUF4184 family protein, translating into MPFTLAHPAAVVPLARLLGKRVVFSALVIGSMTPDFAYVVPGLTRGPSHSVAGLFWLCLPVGLALYLLFHLLKRRLAAALPRTLRQAVAPLVARTPGLPPARWLTVVLCLLLGALTHIAWDLFTHPGPIVRTFPLLAVNLVTVGWYRVYVYRVLQHGSTLLGLALLARWTRAWLHEVAVRPGV
- a CDS encoding D-alanine--D-alanine ligase family protein, which produces MAEKGKLRIGVVFGGRSGEHEVSLASAASVMAAIDRTRFDVVPIGISREGRWLVGGDPMRALTDAAAQRALTEGGAESDVKRGLAARASSAAGGASLMRAQSSEGMPPGLRQNLDVVMIMLHGPRGEDGTIQGLFELAEIPYVGAGVLGSAIGMDKVAMKDMFRAHGLPMVEYLAVSRYELERRPEAVEAEIAQRIGFPCFVKPANLGSSVGISKVKAPEALAAALAEAARHDRRLVVERGIVAREVEVAVLGNDAPEASLPGEVRYSGEWYDYETKYAEGQTTFRIPAPLSPETTARVRALAIQAFKAIDAAGMARVDFFIEGEDRVLVNEINTIPGFTATSAYPRLWEATGVPYATLIARLIELALERR
- a CDS encoding DUF3386 family protein; this translates as MLSVIRTDHGTAAPTAPSPPEDAAARILLQRAQGAIQKWPEGFPGFRARLLVTLDGRERAGSALVGPQGEVEVEISDEAARDWANAVLAEIAAERVPRFFKDGDGRFPIAFEAPLDAAGGGPGSRLVVHRGVHGLAPIRYELDERARLQACERVERGERRVETYESFCRATPGRILPARRSTVVYDAHGLVRTELVEDTHLRVSHTWLPATR
- a CDS encoding type III PLP-dependent enzyme translates to MRDDLLTFEHAKRLAKRHGTPLLALSRSVLRESFESLQKSLPNVTLYYAIKANPHREVLRLLRGAGSHFDVSSMEEIRLARRAGAGPEDLLYTKPFNKPEELRFAHEAGLTWFVVENEGEVAKLATHASGANVLVRLRVSNKDAVVDLSYKFGAQADDVLRLLQTARRLKLKPRGLSFHVGSQCTNPFAYVDALGSCRQLFNLAASKRIILDTLDIGGGFPVSYVESVMPIERFCEPIAEGIEKYFDQTRVIAEPGRFLVANAVWLITQVIGRAKRGGVPWYYIDDGLYGSFSGKLFDHCEYVIQSERSGERELCVIAGPTCDSFDVLYTDRALPPAEIGDILIVPGMGAYTNASASTFNGFPLARLVAF
- the bfr gene encoding bacterioferritin; protein product: MQGDPRIIDLLNQVLRKELTGINQYFIHSRMCKNWGYAILAKHGYDESIDEMKHADTIIERVLFLDGVPNLSDYDPILIGADVRQQFANDLSLEMAALQVLRPGVQLCLEVGDHASRELLERS
- the speE gene encoding polyamine aminopropyltransferase; translation: MSFSPQYKWFFETTTEVEGHLHAIARTITARQTKFQFMEILETLSYGKVLVLDGRIQSSQADDFMYHELLVHPGLLAHPNPKRAMVIGGGEGATVREILRHRSITDCLMVDIDAEVVEECKKHLPEMHQGAFEDPRTRVLNEDARAYLEKTSERFDLIVVDLVEPLEEGPACLLFTKEFYGLIRDRLTDQGVMTMQAGMTKINELYFYGSVSRTLREVFPVVAPYQGFISCFGTPWGFMLASKGADPRRQSAEEIDRLIAARLNPDELGYWNGGAHLHSFNLPKFLSQAVERNDRVITDANPLIVS
- a CDS encoding replication-associated recombination protein A, which codes for MRPRTLDDVVGQAHLIGPGKVLRRAFEEDKLHSMILWGPPGTGKTTLALLLAQIAGARFVTFSAVLSGLKEIRGVMAEAEADRARHGRRTILFVDEIHRFNKAQQDAFLPYVERGDIVLVGATTENPSFEVNAALLSRCRVYVLQPLGEDDLVGILARALADTERGLGASGVTADEDALRIITRLASGDARSALNILDLAVALEAARPDGRRRVTEGAIREAVQKKALLYDKSGEEHYNLISALHKSLRDSDPDGALYWLGRMLDAGEDPLYVARRLVRFASEDVGNADPAALRLTLDAKEAYHFLGTPEGELALAQATVYLALAPKSNAVYAAWNAVREDIREKPAEPVPLHLRNAPTGLMANLGYGRGYQYAHDAPDAVVDQEHLPGALRGRVYYRPTERGLEKDLGERLRRWREQRAGRTRSKSAD
- a CDS encoding Maf family protein, which translates into the protein MASASPRRRDLLGRLGLPFTVRPSHIPEPVLPGPPESAVMALALAKARVVALEVAPGPALVLGADTEVVLDGRLLGKPRDAAHAVEMLEMLRGRVHEVITGLAVVDAATGREEAQSVTSRVRMGDYSAAAIEAYVATGEPFDKAGGYAVQGEGGRLVREVEGCFTNVVGLPVEATRRLLARWGLESPAPRPSAS
- the murG gene encoding undecaprenyldiphospho-muramoylpentapeptide beta-N-acetylglucosaminyltransferase, whose translation is MRIVIAGGGTGGHTSAGLAVAAALRRRGGVEVHWIGSRTGVEARRAPEAGLTFHAIPTGKLRRYWDWQNVPDLGVRVPAGFARSWRLLRRLSPRLVFATGGFVALPPALAARALRIPVVVHEQTAVPGLANRIAGRFARRIALTFPTSGREFRPDRVVLTGNPLRPELAGGSREAGCRLFGFNPAEAVVYVTGGSQGSHKINRTIGAVLPALLEQAQIVHQCGDQPTTGDRAWLEGQAAKLPERLRARYALRPYVGAELRDIFAAADLVIGRSGAGTVNECCQLARAALYIPLPGTSGDEQTANARLVEAAEGAVLLPQISLTAESLLEVVRRLLGDRPALARMGERARTLAVPDAAERLAQLILDAAKA